In a single window of the Nitrospira defluvii genome:
- a CDS encoding energy transducer TonB family protein: MANIFESVDRITRGIVASCVLGLCPSAVAAHAATGDEATHEADHALDADIIELPEVHVHGLPLNKDQQVGPVPKATPWPAIPSSLDGKPLDDWMKARLLVSKDAQVTVVVLEPAKHRELTVAGIIALNKWTFLPQLKGDDPVDGELTVRIHFRSQ, translated from the coding sequence ATGGCGAACATCTTCGAGTCAGTAGATCGCATCACCAGAGGAATAGTCGCGAGCTGCGTTTTGGGCTTGTGTCCGTCGGCGGTTGCGGCTCATGCGGCGACGGGCGATGAGGCGACGCATGAGGCGGATCATGCGCTGGATGCGGACATCATTGAGCTGCCGGAAGTCCATGTGCATGGACTTCCGCTGAACAAGGATCAGCAGGTGGGGCCGGTACCGAAAGCAACGCCTTGGCCTGCCATTCCCTCCTCGCTGGACGGCAAGCCGCTGGATGACTGGATGAAGGCCCGTCTGCTCGTCTCGAAAGATGCCCAGGTGACGGTGGTGGTGTTGGAGCCGGCGAAACATCGCGAGCTCACCGTCGCCGGCATCATTGCCTTGAACAAATGGACGTTTCTGCCGCAACTCAAAGGCGACGACCCTGTCGACGGCGAACTCACCGTGCGGATTCACTTTCGGTCTCAGTAG